One genomic window of Leopardus geoffroyi isolate Oge1 chromosome C3, O.geoffroyi_Oge1_pat1.0, whole genome shotgun sequence includes the following:
- the KLHDC9 gene encoding kelch domain-containing protein 9 isoform X2: MALAGSPGGAGWTWRPVARDALLARAFHSCTELRGRFYLVGGLPAGGATEPSGDTVVFDPAGGQAVRLGPRGGPRRSHHDAAPVGGRWLCVVGGWDGSRRVATVAALDTERGAWEAWSAAPGSRPPAGLSSHTCTRVSDRELRVAGREGGTRTQRRYGSVYTLRLDPGARTYSYKEEGCHTASRSGHCAALLQTPGPRPGHQLLLFGGCNSAEPEVAGHWSHGKLGEEPPAAPHLREQLARLVTTGQGSRQGPRGLRHHSCSVVGPFAVLFGGESLTRARDTICNDLYIYDTRLLLRGSTSPAQTKG, from the exons aTGGCGCTCGCGGGGTCCCCGGGGGGCGCGGGCTGGACCTGGCGGCCGGTGGCCCGGGACGCGCTCCTGGCGCGGGCCTTCCATTCCTGCACTGAGCTGCGGGGACGCTTCTACCTGGTGGGGGGCCTCCCGGCCGGAGGGGCGACGGAGCCGAGCGGCGACACGGTGGTCTTCGACCCGGCGGGGGGCCAGGCCGTACGGCTGGGGCCCCGGGGCGGCCCGCGGCGCAGCCACCACGACGCGGCGCCGGTGGGCGGGCGCTGGCTCTGCGTGGTGGGCGGCTGGGACGGGTCGCGCCGCGTGGCCACCGTAGCCGCGCTGGACACGGAGCGCGGAGCGTGGGAGGCGTGGAGCGCGGCCCCCGGCAGCCGCCCCCCCGCCGGCCTCAGCAGCCACACCTGCACCCGCGTCTCGGACCGCGAGCTGCGGGTGGCCGGCCGGGAGGGCGGGACCCGCACCCAGCGTCGCTACGGCAGCGTCTACACGCTACGGCTGGACCCCGGCGCCCGCACCTACAG CTATAAGGAAGAGGGCTGTCACACAGCCTCACGCTCGGGTCACTGCGCTGCCCTGCTCCAAACTCCCGGGCCCCGCCCAGGCCACCAGCTCCTGCTCTTTGGGGGCTGCAACTCGGCTGAACCAGAAGTAGCCGGGCACTGGAGTCACGGGAAGCTTGGG GAGGAACCACCTGCTGCCCCCCATCTGAGGGAGCAGCTTGCCAGGCTTGTGACCACTGGGCAGGGGTCCCGGCAGGGGCCCCGGGGCCTGCGGCATCACTCGTGCTCCGTGGTGGGGCCCTTTGCTGTGCTGTTTGGCGGAGAAAGTCTGACCAGAGCCAGAGACACCATCTGCAATGACCTGTACATCTATGACACCC GTCTCCTCCTTCGTGGTTCCACTTCCCCTGCGCAGACCAAGGGCTGA
- the NECTIN4 gene encoding nectin-4 isoform X1: MPLSLGAKMRGPEALLLLLLLLLSFPGRCRAGELETSDPVTVVLGQDAKLPCFYRGEPGEQVGQVAWARVDAGEGARELALLHSKYGLHVSAAYEGRVEQPPPPRSPLDGAVLLRNAVQADEGEYECRVSTFPAGSFQTRLRLRVLVPPLPSLNPGPALEEGQGLTLAASCTAEGSPAPSVTWDTEVKGTATSRSFKHSRSAAVTSEFHLVPSRSMNGQPLTCVVSHPGLLQDQRITHILQVAFLTEASVRGLEDQKLWQVGREGATLKCLSEGYPSPSYNWTRLDGPLPSGVRAEGDTLGFPPLTPEHSGIYVCHVSNELSSRDSRVTVDILDPQEAPGKQVNLVSASVVVVGVIAALLFLLLVVVVVLMSRYHRRKAQQMTQKYEEELTLTRENSIRRLHSHHSDPRSQVCAKPEESVGLRAEGHPDSLKDNSSCSVMSEEPEGRSYSTLTTVREIETQTELLSPGSGRAEEEEDRDEGIKQAMNHFVQENGTLRAKPTGNGIYINGRGHLV; encoded by the exons ATGCCCCTGTCCCTGGGAGCCAAGATGCGGGGGCCCGAggccttgctgctgctgctgctgctgctgctatcgTTTCCAG GCCGCTGCCGGGCGGGCGAGCTGGAGACCTCGGACCCGGTGACCGTGGTGCTGGGCCAGGACGCCAAGCTGCCCTGCTTCTACCGAGGGGAGCCCGGCGAGCAGGTGGGGCAGGTGGCGTGGGCTCGGGTGGACGCGGGCGAGGGCGCCCGGGAGCTGGCGCTGCTGCACTCCAAGTACGGGCTGCACGTGAGCGCGGCCTACGAGGGCCGCGTGGAGCAGCCGCCGCCTCCACGCAGCCCCCTGGACGGCGCCGTGCTCCTGCGCAACGCGGTGCAGGCCGACGAGGGCGAGTACGAGTGTCGCGTCAGCACCTTCCCCGCAGGCAGCTTCCAGACGCGGCTGCGGCTCCGCGTGCTGG tgcctcccctgccctccctgaaCCCTGGTCCGGCGCTAGAAGAAGGCCAGGGCCTGACGCTGGCAGCCTCCTGCACAGCAGAGGGCAGCCCAGCCCCCAGCGTGACCTGGGACACAGAGGTCAAGGGCACCGCGACCAGCCGCTCCTTCAAGCACTCCCGCTCAGCTGCTGTCACTTCGGAGTTCCACCTGGTGCCCAGCCGCAGCATGAATGGGCAGCCACTCACCTGCGTGGTGTCCCATCCTGGCCTACTGCAGGACCAGAGGATCACCCACATCCTCCAAGTGGCCT TCCTCACCGAGGCCTCCGTGAGGGGCCTCGAAGACCAAAAGCTGTGGCAGGTGGGCAGAGAAGGGGCTACCCTCAAGTGCCTGAGCGAGGGATACCCTTCTCCCTCGTACAACTGGACACG GTTGGACGGGCCTCTGCCCAGCGGGGTGCGAGCGGAAGGGGACACTCTGGGCTTTCCTCCGCTGACCCCCGAGCACAGCGGCATCTACGTGTGCCACGTCAGCAACGAGCTCTCTTCGAGGGATTCCCGGGTCACTGTGGACATCCTTG ACCCGCAGGAGGCCCCCGGGAAGCAGGTGAACCTGGTGTCGGcctcagtggtggtggtgggcgtGATCGCCGCGCTCTTGTTCCtcctgctggtggtggtggtggtgctcaTGTCCCGGTACCATCGGCGCAAGGCTCAGCAGATGACCCAGAAATA TGAGGAGGAGCTGACCCTGACCCGGGAGAACTCCATCCGGAGGCTGCACTCCCATCACTCGGACCCCAGGAGCCAGGTGTGTGCCAAG CCGGAGGAGAGTGTAGGGCTGAGAGCCGAGGGCCACCCCGATAGTCTCAAGGACAACAGTAGCTGCTCTGTGATG AGCGAAGAGCCGGAGGGCCGTAGTTACTCGACGCTGACTACGGTGAGGGAGATTGAAACCCAGACTGAACTGCTGTCTCCAGGCTCCGGgcgggcagaggaggaggaagatcgGGACGAAGGCATCAAACAGGCCATGAACCATTTCGTCCAAGAGAACGGGACCCTGCGGGCCAAACCCACGGGCAATGGCATCTACATTAATGGGCGGGGGCATCTGGTCTGA
- the NECTIN4 gene encoding nectin-4 isoform X3, giving the protein METQGLTGRCRAGELETSDPVTVVLGQDAKLPCFYRGEPGEQVGQVAWARVDAGEGARELALLHSKYGLHVSAAYEGRVEQPPPPRSPLDGAVLLRNAVQADEGEYECRVSTFPAGSFQTRLRLRVLVPPLPSLNPGPALEEGQGLTLAASCTAEGSPAPSVTWDTEVKGTATSRSFKHSRSAAVTSEFHLVPSRSMNGQPLTCVVSHPGLLQDQRITHILQVAFLTEASVRGLEDQKLWQVGREGATLKCLSEGYPSPSYNWTRLDGPLPSGVRAEGDTLGFPPLTPEHSGIYVCHVSNELSSRDSRVTVDILDPQEAPGKQVNLVSASVVVVGVIAALLFLLLVVVVVLMSRYHRRKAQQMTQKYEEELTLTRENSIRRLHSHHSDPRSQVCAKPEESVGLRAEGHPDSLKDNSSCSVMSEEPEGRSYSTLTTVREIETQTELLSPGSGRAEEEEDRDEGIKQAMNHFVQENGTLRAKPTGNGIYINGRGHLV; this is encoded by the exons ATGGAAACCCAGGGGCTTACAG GCCGCTGCCGGGCGGGCGAGCTGGAGACCTCGGACCCGGTGACCGTGGTGCTGGGCCAGGACGCCAAGCTGCCCTGCTTCTACCGAGGGGAGCCCGGCGAGCAGGTGGGGCAGGTGGCGTGGGCTCGGGTGGACGCGGGCGAGGGCGCCCGGGAGCTGGCGCTGCTGCACTCCAAGTACGGGCTGCACGTGAGCGCGGCCTACGAGGGCCGCGTGGAGCAGCCGCCGCCTCCACGCAGCCCCCTGGACGGCGCCGTGCTCCTGCGCAACGCGGTGCAGGCCGACGAGGGCGAGTACGAGTGTCGCGTCAGCACCTTCCCCGCAGGCAGCTTCCAGACGCGGCTGCGGCTCCGCGTGCTGG tgcctcccctgccctccctgaaCCCTGGTCCGGCGCTAGAAGAAGGCCAGGGCCTGACGCTGGCAGCCTCCTGCACAGCAGAGGGCAGCCCAGCCCCCAGCGTGACCTGGGACACAGAGGTCAAGGGCACCGCGACCAGCCGCTCCTTCAAGCACTCCCGCTCAGCTGCTGTCACTTCGGAGTTCCACCTGGTGCCCAGCCGCAGCATGAATGGGCAGCCACTCACCTGCGTGGTGTCCCATCCTGGCCTACTGCAGGACCAGAGGATCACCCACATCCTCCAAGTGGCCT TCCTCACCGAGGCCTCCGTGAGGGGCCTCGAAGACCAAAAGCTGTGGCAGGTGGGCAGAGAAGGGGCTACCCTCAAGTGCCTGAGCGAGGGATACCCTTCTCCCTCGTACAACTGGACACG GTTGGACGGGCCTCTGCCCAGCGGGGTGCGAGCGGAAGGGGACACTCTGGGCTTTCCTCCGCTGACCCCCGAGCACAGCGGCATCTACGTGTGCCACGTCAGCAACGAGCTCTCTTCGAGGGATTCCCGGGTCACTGTGGACATCCTTG ACCCGCAGGAGGCCCCCGGGAAGCAGGTGAACCTGGTGTCGGcctcagtggtggtggtgggcgtGATCGCCGCGCTCTTGTTCCtcctgctggtggtggtggtggtgctcaTGTCCCGGTACCATCGGCGCAAGGCTCAGCAGATGACCCAGAAATA TGAGGAGGAGCTGACCCTGACCCGGGAGAACTCCATCCGGAGGCTGCACTCCCATCACTCGGACCCCAGGAGCCAGGTGTGTGCCAAG CCGGAGGAGAGTGTAGGGCTGAGAGCCGAGGGCCACCCCGATAGTCTCAAGGACAACAGTAGCTGCTCTGTGATG AGCGAAGAGCCGGAGGGCCGTAGTTACTCGACGCTGACTACGGTGAGGGAGATTGAAACCCAGACTGAACTGCTGTCTCCAGGCTCCGGgcgggcagaggaggaggaagatcgGGACGAAGGCATCAAACAGGCCATGAACCATTTCGTCCAAGAGAACGGGACCCTGCGGGCCAAACCCACGGGCAATGGCATCTACATTAATGGGCGGGGGCATCTGGTCTGA
- the NECTIN4 gene encoding nectin-4 isoform X4, translating into MPLSLGAKMRGPEALLLLLLLLLSFPGRCRAGELETSDPVTVVLGQDAKLPCFYRGEPGEQVGQVAWARVDAGEGARELALLHSKYGLHVSAAYEGRVEQPPPPRSPLDGAVLLRNAVQADEGEYECRVSTFPAGSFQTRLRLRVLVPPLPSLNPGPALEEGQGLTLAASCTAEGSPAPSVTWDTEVKGTATSRSFKHSRSAAVTSEFHLVPSRSMNGQPLTCVVSHPGLLQDQRITHILQVAFLTEASVRGLEDQKLWQVGREGATLKCLSEGYPSPSYNWTRLDGPLPSGVRAEGDTLGFPPLTPEHSGIYVCHVSNELSSRDSRVTVDILDPQEAPGKQVNLVSASVVVVGVIAALLFLLLVVVVVLMSRYHRRKAQQMTQKYEEELTLTRENSIRRLHSHHSDPRSQSEEPEGRSYSTLTTVREIETQTELLSPGSGRAEEEEDRDEGIKQAMNHFVQENGTLRAKPTGNGIYINGRGHLV; encoded by the exons ATGCCCCTGTCCCTGGGAGCCAAGATGCGGGGGCCCGAggccttgctgctgctgctgctgctgctgctatcgTTTCCAG GCCGCTGCCGGGCGGGCGAGCTGGAGACCTCGGACCCGGTGACCGTGGTGCTGGGCCAGGACGCCAAGCTGCCCTGCTTCTACCGAGGGGAGCCCGGCGAGCAGGTGGGGCAGGTGGCGTGGGCTCGGGTGGACGCGGGCGAGGGCGCCCGGGAGCTGGCGCTGCTGCACTCCAAGTACGGGCTGCACGTGAGCGCGGCCTACGAGGGCCGCGTGGAGCAGCCGCCGCCTCCACGCAGCCCCCTGGACGGCGCCGTGCTCCTGCGCAACGCGGTGCAGGCCGACGAGGGCGAGTACGAGTGTCGCGTCAGCACCTTCCCCGCAGGCAGCTTCCAGACGCGGCTGCGGCTCCGCGTGCTGG tgcctcccctgccctccctgaaCCCTGGTCCGGCGCTAGAAGAAGGCCAGGGCCTGACGCTGGCAGCCTCCTGCACAGCAGAGGGCAGCCCAGCCCCCAGCGTGACCTGGGACACAGAGGTCAAGGGCACCGCGACCAGCCGCTCCTTCAAGCACTCCCGCTCAGCTGCTGTCACTTCGGAGTTCCACCTGGTGCCCAGCCGCAGCATGAATGGGCAGCCACTCACCTGCGTGGTGTCCCATCCTGGCCTACTGCAGGACCAGAGGATCACCCACATCCTCCAAGTGGCCT TCCTCACCGAGGCCTCCGTGAGGGGCCTCGAAGACCAAAAGCTGTGGCAGGTGGGCAGAGAAGGGGCTACCCTCAAGTGCCTGAGCGAGGGATACCCTTCTCCCTCGTACAACTGGACACG GTTGGACGGGCCTCTGCCCAGCGGGGTGCGAGCGGAAGGGGACACTCTGGGCTTTCCTCCGCTGACCCCCGAGCACAGCGGCATCTACGTGTGCCACGTCAGCAACGAGCTCTCTTCGAGGGATTCCCGGGTCACTGTGGACATCCTTG ACCCGCAGGAGGCCCCCGGGAAGCAGGTGAACCTGGTGTCGGcctcagtggtggtggtgggcgtGATCGCCGCGCTCTTGTTCCtcctgctggtggtggtggtggtgctcaTGTCCCGGTACCATCGGCGCAAGGCTCAGCAGATGACCCAGAAATA TGAGGAGGAGCTGACCCTGACCCGGGAGAACTCCATCCGGAGGCTGCACTCCCATCACTCGGACCCCAGGAGCCAG AGCGAAGAGCCGGAGGGCCGTAGTTACTCGACGCTGACTACGGTGAGGGAGATTGAAACCCAGACTGAACTGCTGTCTCCAGGCTCCGGgcgggcagaggaggaggaagatcgGGACGAAGGCATCAAACAGGCCATGAACCATTTCGTCCAAGAGAACGGGACCCTGCGGGCCAAACCCACGGGCAATGGCATCTACATTAATGGGCGGGGGCATCTGGTCTGA
- the KLHDC9 gene encoding kelch domain-containing protein 9 isoform X1, whose product MALAGSPGGAGWTWRPVARDALLARAFHSCTELRGRFYLVGGLPAGGATEPSGDTVVFDPAGGQAVRLGPRGGPRRSHHDAAPVGGRWLCVVGGWDGSRRVATVAALDTERGAWEAWSAAPGSRPPAGLSSHTCTRVSDRELRVAGREGGTRTQRRYGSVYTLRLDPGARTYSYKEEGCHTASRSGHCAALLQTPGPRPGHQLLLFGGCNSAEPEVAGHWSHGKLGEEPPAAPHLREQLARLVTTGQGSRQGPRGLRHHSCSVVGPFAVLFGGESLTRARDTICNDLYIYDTRRSPPSWFHFPCADQGLKRVGHRTCLWNDQLYLVGGFGEDGRTPSPQVCILDLCI is encoded by the exons aTGGCGCTCGCGGGGTCCCCGGGGGGCGCGGGCTGGACCTGGCGGCCGGTGGCCCGGGACGCGCTCCTGGCGCGGGCCTTCCATTCCTGCACTGAGCTGCGGGGACGCTTCTACCTGGTGGGGGGCCTCCCGGCCGGAGGGGCGACGGAGCCGAGCGGCGACACGGTGGTCTTCGACCCGGCGGGGGGCCAGGCCGTACGGCTGGGGCCCCGGGGCGGCCCGCGGCGCAGCCACCACGACGCGGCGCCGGTGGGCGGGCGCTGGCTCTGCGTGGTGGGCGGCTGGGACGGGTCGCGCCGCGTGGCCACCGTAGCCGCGCTGGACACGGAGCGCGGAGCGTGGGAGGCGTGGAGCGCGGCCCCCGGCAGCCGCCCCCCCGCCGGCCTCAGCAGCCACACCTGCACCCGCGTCTCGGACCGCGAGCTGCGGGTGGCCGGCCGGGAGGGCGGGACCCGCACCCAGCGTCGCTACGGCAGCGTCTACACGCTACGGCTGGACCCCGGCGCCCGCACCTACAG CTATAAGGAAGAGGGCTGTCACACAGCCTCACGCTCGGGTCACTGCGCTGCCCTGCTCCAAACTCCCGGGCCCCGCCCAGGCCACCAGCTCCTGCTCTTTGGGGGCTGCAACTCGGCTGAACCAGAAGTAGCCGGGCACTGGAGTCACGGGAAGCTTGGG GAGGAACCACCTGCTGCCCCCCATCTGAGGGAGCAGCTTGCCAGGCTTGTGACCACTGGGCAGGGGTCCCGGCAGGGGCCCCGGGGCCTGCGGCATCACTCGTGCTCCGTGGTGGGGCCCTTTGCTGTGCTGTTTGGCGGAGAAAGTCTGACCAGAGCCAGAGACACCATCTGCAATGACCTGTACATCTATGACACCC GCAGGTCTCCTCCTTCGTGGTTCCACTTCCCCTGCGCAGACCAAGGGCTGAAGCGCGTGGGCCATCGCACCTGCCTTTGGAACGACCAGCTTTACCTGGTTGGGGGTTTCGGTGAGGATGGCAGGACGCCTAGTCCACAGGTTTGCATCCTGGACCTTTGTATCTAA
- the NECTIN4 gene encoding nectin-4 isoform X2 — MPLSLGAKMRGPEALLLLLLLLLSFPGRCRAGELETSDPVTVVLGQDAKLPCFYRGEPGEQVGQVAWARVDAGEGARELALLHSKYGLHVSAAYEGRVEQPPPPRSPLDGAVLLRNAVQADEGEYECRVSTFPAGSFQTRLRLRVLVPPLPSLNPGPALEEGQGLTLAASCTAEGSPAPSVTWDTEVKGTATSRSFKHSRSAAVTSEFHLVPSRSMNGQPLTCVVSHPGLLQDQRITHILQVAFLTEASVRGLEDQKLWQVGREGATLKCLSEGYPSPSYNWTRLDGPLPSGVRAEGDTLGFPPLTPEHSGIYVCHVSNELSSRDSRVTVDILDPQEAPGKQVNLVSASVVVVGVIAALLFLLLVVVVVLMSRYHRRKAQQMTQKYEEELTLTRENSIRRLHSHHSDPRSQPEESVGLRAEGHPDSLKDNSSCSVMSEEPEGRSYSTLTTVREIETQTELLSPGSGRAEEEEDRDEGIKQAMNHFVQENGTLRAKPTGNGIYINGRGHLV, encoded by the exons ATGCCCCTGTCCCTGGGAGCCAAGATGCGGGGGCCCGAggccttgctgctgctgctgctgctgctgctatcgTTTCCAG GCCGCTGCCGGGCGGGCGAGCTGGAGACCTCGGACCCGGTGACCGTGGTGCTGGGCCAGGACGCCAAGCTGCCCTGCTTCTACCGAGGGGAGCCCGGCGAGCAGGTGGGGCAGGTGGCGTGGGCTCGGGTGGACGCGGGCGAGGGCGCCCGGGAGCTGGCGCTGCTGCACTCCAAGTACGGGCTGCACGTGAGCGCGGCCTACGAGGGCCGCGTGGAGCAGCCGCCGCCTCCACGCAGCCCCCTGGACGGCGCCGTGCTCCTGCGCAACGCGGTGCAGGCCGACGAGGGCGAGTACGAGTGTCGCGTCAGCACCTTCCCCGCAGGCAGCTTCCAGACGCGGCTGCGGCTCCGCGTGCTGG tgcctcccctgccctccctgaaCCCTGGTCCGGCGCTAGAAGAAGGCCAGGGCCTGACGCTGGCAGCCTCCTGCACAGCAGAGGGCAGCCCAGCCCCCAGCGTGACCTGGGACACAGAGGTCAAGGGCACCGCGACCAGCCGCTCCTTCAAGCACTCCCGCTCAGCTGCTGTCACTTCGGAGTTCCACCTGGTGCCCAGCCGCAGCATGAATGGGCAGCCACTCACCTGCGTGGTGTCCCATCCTGGCCTACTGCAGGACCAGAGGATCACCCACATCCTCCAAGTGGCCT TCCTCACCGAGGCCTCCGTGAGGGGCCTCGAAGACCAAAAGCTGTGGCAGGTGGGCAGAGAAGGGGCTACCCTCAAGTGCCTGAGCGAGGGATACCCTTCTCCCTCGTACAACTGGACACG GTTGGACGGGCCTCTGCCCAGCGGGGTGCGAGCGGAAGGGGACACTCTGGGCTTTCCTCCGCTGACCCCCGAGCACAGCGGCATCTACGTGTGCCACGTCAGCAACGAGCTCTCTTCGAGGGATTCCCGGGTCACTGTGGACATCCTTG ACCCGCAGGAGGCCCCCGGGAAGCAGGTGAACCTGGTGTCGGcctcagtggtggtggtgggcgtGATCGCCGCGCTCTTGTTCCtcctgctggtggtggtggtggtgctcaTGTCCCGGTACCATCGGCGCAAGGCTCAGCAGATGACCCAGAAATA TGAGGAGGAGCTGACCCTGACCCGGGAGAACTCCATCCGGAGGCTGCACTCCCATCACTCGGACCCCAGGAGCCAG CCGGAGGAGAGTGTAGGGCTGAGAGCCGAGGGCCACCCCGATAGTCTCAAGGACAACAGTAGCTGCTCTGTGATG AGCGAAGAGCCGGAGGGCCGTAGTTACTCGACGCTGACTACGGTGAGGGAGATTGAAACCCAGACTGAACTGCTGTCTCCAGGCTCCGGgcgggcagaggaggaggaagatcgGGACGAAGGCATCAAACAGGCCATGAACCATTTCGTCCAAGAGAACGGGACCCTGCGGGCCAAACCCACGGGCAATGGCATCTACATTAATGGGCGGGGGCATCTGGTCTGA